In one window of Campylobacter coli DNA:
- the cybH gene encoding Ni/Fe-hydrogenase, b-type cytochrome subunit encodes MQNKEEKLQRKAEYEFSIGLRLTHWVRAFAIVILVVTGYYLSYVFQNPVSNGEPVNFMQAKYRMVHQAVGFVLIACVIFKVYLFFFDKISRKERISIADVLNPKLWIEQIKFYLFLGKHPHLKGVYNPLQFVTYVFFYIVMVGIILTGLILYTHTYHEGLGGLLYEVLRPLEAALGGLADVRTYHRILMWVILIFVPIHIYMAFFNAIKGKDGAIDAIVSGYKFVKEEKN; translated from the coding sequence ATGCAAAATAAAGAAGAAAAATTGCAAAGAAAGGCTGAATATGAATTTAGCATAGGTTTGCGTTTAACACATTGGGTGAGAGCTTTTGCTATAGTGATTTTGGTTGTAACAGGATATTATCTTTCCTATGTTTTTCAAAATCCTGTAAGCAATGGCGAGCCGGTTAATTTCATGCAAGCAAAATACAGAATGGTGCATCAAGCTGTCGGTTTTGTTTTGATTGCTTGTGTGATTTTTAAAGTTTATCTTTTCTTTTTCGATAAGATAAGTCGCAAAGAGCGCATCAGTATAGCGGATGTGCTTAATCCAAAATTATGGATAGAGCAGATTAAATTTTATCTATTTTTGGGAAAACATCCACATTTAAAAGGTGTTTATAATCCTTTGCAATTTGTAACTTATGTATTTTTTTATATTGTTATGGTGGGGATTATTCTAACAGGATTGATTCTTTATACTCATACTTATCATGAGGGCTTGGGAGGATTGTTGTATGAAGTGTTAAGACCTTTAGAGGCCGCTCTTGGAGGTTTAGCTGATGTTAGAACTTACCATAGAATTTTAATGTGGGTTATTTTAATCTTTGTGCCCATTCATATCTATATGGCATTTTTCAATGCGATTAAAGGTAAAGATGGTGCGATCGATGCTATAGTTAGCGGTTATAAATTTGTTAAAGAAGAGAAAAATTGA
- a CDS encoding nickel-dependent hydrogenase large subunit: protein MSQKIIVDPITRIEGHLRVEVVVDDNNVVKEAYAGSTLWRGIETIVKGRDPRDAGFMTQRICGVCTFSHYKAGIVAVENALGITPPLNALLTRTLMNAALFLHDHIVHFYQLHGLDWADVVSALSADVKKASDEAFKYTSMPYATGADKLLEVQQRLKTFVDKGNLGPFANAYYGHPTYRLSPEQNLIVLSHYLECLRIQRIIAQCMAIFGAKNPHPQSLTVGGVTCVMDLLSPARMGEYMEKFKEVQDFVNRAYYPDLVMAGKAYANEPSVLNDIGVNNLYTFQEFQLGRDEWLFESGIIKNGDLSKVYEVEEDKITEEATHSWYADNEPLHPYDGKTNPNYTGLVEGESVDHHGNTVHSKVFDTKGKYSWIKAPRYEGNPMQVGPLANIVVNYAKGNQNVVPVVDEFLKETGLPLNAVFSTLGRTAARCLEAKIVANNALKAFRNLVENLKVDESTCAPYVIDNSKEYKGRYMGHVPRGTLSHWCRIKNGVIENWQAVVPSTWNASPKDANGVGGSYEQCLIGLKIADVKQPLEIIRKIHSYDPCIACAVHVMDTKGNNLSEYKVNASL, encoded by the coding sequence ATGAGTCAAAAGATAATAGTAGATCCAATTACAAGAATAGAAGGACACTTAAGAGTTGAAGTTGTTGTTGATGATAACAATGTGGTTAAAGAAGCTTATGCGGGTTCTACTTTATGGCGTGGTATTGAAACCATTGTTAAAGGACGCGATCCAAGAGATGCGGGCTTTATGACCCAAAGAATTTGCGGTGTTTGTACTTTTTCTCACTATAAAGCGGGTATAGTTGCGGTTGAAAATGCTTTGGGTATTACTCCGCCTTTAAATGCGCTTTTAACAAGAACTTTAATGAATGCCGCACTTTTCTTACACGATCATATCGTGCATTTTTATCAACTTCATGGACTTGATTGGGCAGATGTAGTAAGTGCTTTAAGTGCTGATGTTAAAAAAGCAAGTGATGAGGCTTTTAAATATACTTCAATGCCTTATGCAACAGGAGCGGATAAACTTCTTGAAGTACAACAAAGACTTAAAACCTTTGTAGATAAAGGAAATCTAGGACCTTTTGCAAATGCTTATTATGGTCATCCTACTTATCGCTTAAGTCCTGAACAAAATTTGATCGTTTTATCACATTATTTAGAGTGTTTAAGAATTCAAAGAATCATAGCTCAATGTATGGCTATCTTCGGTGCTAAAAATCCTCATCCGCAAAGCTTAACCGTGGGTGGTGTAACTTGCGTTATGGATTTGCTAAGCCCTGCTAGAATGGGTGAGTATATGGAAAAATTCAAAGAAGTACAAGACTTTGTTAACCGTGCTTATTATCCTGATCTTGTTATGGCAGGAAAAGCTTATGCAAACGAACCTAGTGTGCTAAACGATATTGGGGTAAATAATCTTTACACTTTCCAAGAATTCCAGCTTGGTAGAGATGAGTGGTTGTTTGAAAGTGGAATTATTAAAAATGGCGATTTAAGCAAGGTATATGAAGTAGAAGAAGATAAGATCACTGAAGAAGCGACTCATTCTTGGTATGCAGATAATGAGCCTTTACATCCTTATGATGGTAAAACAAATCCAAATTATACAGGACTTGTAGAGGGTGAAAGCGTAGATCATCATGGAAATACAGTGCATTCTAAAGTATTTGATACTAAGGGTAAATATAGCTGGATTAAAGCTCCACGCTATGAAGGAAATCCTATGCAAGTAGGACCTTTGGCTAATATCGTTGTAAATTATGCTAAGGGTAATCAAAATGTTGTTCCTGTGGTAGATGAGTTTTTAAAAGAAACAGGACTTCCTTTAAATGCTGTATTTAGCACTCTTGGAAGAACTGCTGCGCGTTGTTTGGAAGCAAAAATTGTGGCTAATAATGCCTTAAAAGCTTTCCGTAATTTAGTAGAAAATTTAAAAGTAGATGAGAGCACTTGTGCGCCTTATGTGATCGATAATTCTAAAGAGTACAAAGGCCGCTATATGGGGCATGTGCCACGCGGAACGCTAAGTCATTGGTGCAGGATTAAAAATGGAGTGATAGAAAATTGGCAAGCAGTTGTTCCTTCTACTTGGAATGCAAGTCCAAAAGATGCTAATGGCGTGGGTGGAAGCTATGAGCAATGTTTGATAGGATTAAAAATCGCTGATGTAAAACAACCACTTGAAATCATTAGAAAAATTCACTCTTATGATCCTTGTATTGCTTGTGCGGTGCATGTAATGGATACTAAGGGAAATAATCTAAGCGAATACAAAGTAAACGCGAGTTTATAA
- a CDS encoding hydrogenase small subunit translates to MIDYNQIESRLSALEKLPSLNPENSIPKALERSGFTRRDFMKWAGAMTAFLALPASFTPMVAKAAELADRLPVIWLHMAECTGCSESLLRSDTPTIDSLIFDYISLEYHETVMAAAGWQAEENLESAIEKYKNKYILMVEGGIPMGDTEKFLTIGPHGKSGYELSKVASENALAIFAIGTCSSFGGIQAARPNPSNAQPLSKVTSKTVINVPGCPPSEKNIVGNVLHYLLFGELPALDVYNRPKWAYGLRIHDLCERRGHFDAGEFVQNFGDEGAKNGYCLYKVGCKGPYTFNNCSRERFNQHTSWPIQAGHGCIGCSEPNFWDTMGPFEEPMASRKFDTVFGLGADNVSDKIGIGVLTLTGVAIAAHAVIASMKKNEE, encoded by the coding sequence ATGATTGATTATAATCAAATAGAGTCCCGTTTAAGTGCACTTGAGAAACTTCCTTCTTTAAATCCTGAAAATTCTATACCAAAAGCTTTAGAAAGATCCGGCTTTACTAGAAGAGATTTTATGAAATGGGCAGGGGCGATGACAGCATTTTTAGCATTGCCAGCGAGTTTTACCCCTATGGTGGCAAAAGCTGCAGAACTTGCAGACAGACTTCCTGTGATTTGGCTTCATATGGCTGAATGTACGGGTTGTAGCGAGAGTTTATTAAGAAGCGATACTCCAACTATTGATAGTTTAATATTTGATTATATTTCTTTAGAATACCATGAAACCGTTATGGCTGCAGCGGGTTGGCAGGCTGAAGAAAATTTAGAAAGTGCCATTGAAAAATATAAAAACAAATATATTTTAATGGTTGAAGGCGGTATCCCTATGGGAGATACAGAGAAATTTTTAACCATAGGACCACATGGAAAGAGTGGCTATGAGCTTTCTAAAGTGGCAAGTGAAAATGCTTTGGCTATTTTTGCGATAGGAACCTGTTCGAGCTTTGGTGGAATTCAAGCTGCAAGACCAAACCCAAGCAATGCTCAACCTCTAAGCAAGGTAACAAGCAAAACGGTTATTAATGTCCCAGGTTGTCCGCCAAGTGAAAAAAATATAGTAGGAAATGTTTTACATTACTTACTTTTTGGCGAGTTGCCTGCGCTTGATGTTTATAATAGACCAAAATGGGCTTATGGTTTGAGAATTCACGATCTTTGCGAAAGACGCGGACATTTTGATGCGGGTGAATTTGTACAAAACTTTGGCGATGAGGGTGCAAAAAATGGTTATTGTCTTTATAAAGTGGGTTGTAAGGGTCCTTATACTTTCAATAACTGCTCTAGAGAAAGATTTAATCAGCACACTTCTTGGCCTATCCAAGCAGGACATGGCTGTATAGGTTGTTCTGAACCAAATTTCTGGGATACTATGGGGCCTTTTGAAGAGCCTATGGCAAGTCGTAAATTTGATACTGTTTTTGGGCTAGGGGCTGATAATGTATCAGATAAAATAGGTATAGGTGTTCTAACGCTTACAGGCGTTGCTATTGCAGCACATGCGGTGATCGCATCTATGAAAAAAAATGAGGAATAA
- the mnmC gene encoding bifunctional tRNA (5-methylaminomethyl-2-thiouridine)(34)-methyltransferase MnmD/FAD-dependent 5-carboxymethylaminomethyl-2-thiouridine(34) oxidoreductase MnmC, translating into MKKANLIFKDNTPFSLDFDDFYFNSKDGLNESKFVYSEAFEFKENDTFIIAESGFGIGLNFFLTLKRFLQAKKRPKKLFYVSVEGFYIEKDKLREIYQKLGFYEEFKEILEAFLKFYPKAKKGYYRFYFKDCFLDLIFDDIAVLSELDFNADVWFLDGFSPSKNSAMFDENFIAQVARLSKIDTQICTFSASSILQKNLIKYGFEVQKTKGFRKREMIKAFLRKENPILDKEAYFQRIPSLYKNKKVAIIGSGICGATLAYELSLRDFEVSVFEKNDSLGCGASGNESGILSSLILKPDVALGEFSQLAFVEASRFYKQILNLNLNGVIEFAHTPLMQERFISQKDNVLFKIDKNEAFLEDGGHIKPKEILKSLFEKSQAKMYFNHEYDFFQHQEDKFTLHFKNQKAIQDFDILIYAMGADTKDFLVYDGILLSKVRGQITHLKPFLDNAFALSSKAYICPSDGDLQVIGASYDRLNLNPNPQKADDEENLQNIQEFLKGDEEIIIKGSRVGFRSYSSDRFAIVGAAYDEAFYKQEYKALLWTKNKAQALPQNIPNLYLNFAHGSRAFSTSVLAARYLCALINEEPLGVFKKFIPCIHPARFLIRKLKKGI; encoded by the coding sequence ATGAAAAAAGCTAATTTAATCTTTAAAGATAATACTCCATTTTCTTTGGATTTTGATGATTTTTATTTTAACTCAAAAGATGGTTTAAATGAAAGTAAATTTGTTTATAGCGAGGCTTTTGAATTTAAAGAAAATGATACATTTATCATAGCTGAAAGTGGCTTTGGTATAGGACTTAATTTCTTTTTAACTCTTAAAAGATTTCTTCAAGCAAAAAAGCGTCCTAAAAAATTATTTTATGTCAGTGTTGAGGGTTTTTATATCGAAAAAGACAAGCTTAGGGAAATTTATCAAAAGCTTGGATTTTATGAAGAATTTAAAGAAATTTTAGAAGCTTTTTTAAAGTTTTATCCTAAGGCTAAAAAAGGATATTATCGCTTTTATTTCAAAGACTGCTTTTTGGATTTAATCTTTGATGATATTGCTGTTCTTAGTGAGCTTGATTTTAATGCTGATGTTTGGTTTTTAGATGGTTTTTCTCCGAGTAAAAATTCAGCTATGTTTGATGAAAATTTCATAGCTCAAGTTGCTCGACTTTCAAAGATTGATACCCAAATTTGCACCTTTTCTGCTTCGAGTATTTTACAAAAAAATCTTATAAAATATGGCTTTGAAGTTCAAAAAACTAAAGGTTTTAGAAAGCGAGAGATGATCAAAGCTTTTTTACGCAAAGAAAATCCAATCCTAGATAAAGAAGCTTATTTTCAAAGAATTCCAAGTTTATATAAAAACAAAAAAGTAGCCATTATAGGCTCGGGTATATGTGGTGCGACTTTGGCTTATGAGCTTTCTTTGCGTGATTTTGAAGTCAGTGTTTTTGAAAAAAATGATAGTTTAGGATGCGGTGCAAGTGGCAATGAAAGTGGAATTTTAAGCTCTTTGATTTTAAAACCTGATGTTGCTTTGGGCGAATTTTCTCAACTTGCTTTTGTCGAGGCGAGTCGTTTTTATAAGCAAATTTTAAATTTAAATCTAAACGGAGTGATAGAATTTGCTCATACTCCTTTAATGCAAGAGCGTTTTATAAGCCAAAAAGATAATGTTTTATTTAAGATTGACAAGAATGAAGCTTTTTTGGAAGATGGCGGACATATCAAGCCTAAAGAAATTTTAAAATCACTTTTTGAAAAAAGTCAAGCAAAAATGTATTTTAATCACGAATATGATTTTTTTCAACACCAAGAAGACAAATTTACTTTACATTTTAAAAACCAAAAAGCAATCCAAGATTTTGATATTTTAATCTATGCTATGGGTGCTGATACTAAGGATTTTTTAGTTTATGATGGAATACTTTTAAGTAAGGTTAGAGGACAGATTACTCATCTAAAGCCTTTTTTAGATAATGCGTTTGCTCTTTCTTCAAAAGCTTATATTTGTCCTAGTGATGGGGATTTGCAAGTTATTGGTGCAAGTTATGATAGGCTCAATTTAAATCCAAATCCACAAAAAGCTGATGATGAAGAAAATTTGCAAAATATACAAGAATTTTTAAAAGGTGATGAGGAAATTATCATCAAAGGCTCTAGAGTGGGTTTTAGATCTTATTCTAGCGATAGGTTTGCTATTGTAGGGGCAGCTTATGATGAAGCTTTTTATAAGCAAGAATATAAAGCCTTATTATGGACAAAAAACAAGGCACAGGCTTTGCCTCAAAATATCCCCAATTTATATCTTAATTTTGCTCATGGTTCAAGAGCTTTTAGCACCTCTGTTTTAGCTGCAAGATATCTTTGTGCTTTGATTAATGAAGAGCCTTTGGGGGTATTTAAAAAATTTATTCCTTGTATACACCCTGCAAGATTTTTGATTCGCAAGCTAAAGAAAGGGATATAA
- a CDS encoding N-acetylmuramoyl-L-alanine amidase: MLRILVFCIALFSICFGAYENELANFDKNFIMSKNDAQVKFHHQLKSLYIQSVINEDEKTKIEILKRLIISSNALNLDDKSYANELEESGVGKASINALRKAVIQDKQKLQSSSKNVELSSFDPPKSTPKPQQAKQEIVKTQNNKPQQTKKVDKVYVLKSSKTSQGVVLDLNTNLEQEDIKSFALDEKGNYRYISDFEGVLEGGRKEYKFDDYRIVISQYNPKTIRIVAYAKEKIPIEFDFEDEKINISKKSQPVQKNIPAKQETKTAVKQESDKVVAKQEPKQVKTQEAKTNTKKEQADDEPLYVLDVDKSSNSVVLNLSDELDEKDITSFSTKDQKFFRQVVSFQGILEGSRKNFTFGQNAVTVTQYNPKTVRIVLSSPKEFKLFKELDGKNLTLGFGGSVSKNTSVSSKSTSKTSNKNVLNSNFKSDKLIVLDAGHGGKDSGALSDKKGTLKEKDIVLSTTLKLGNELKKRGYKVLYTRSSDKFINLRDRTKYANDKRADLFLSIHANAAPSASRAKSSEGVETFFLSPARSERSKKAAEKENQGDFEEINYFSKQSILNFLNREKIVASNKLAIDVQKNILTQTRKKYKIVDGGVREAPFWVLVGAQMPAILIEIGYITHPSEGKRIANKSFQDTLVKGIADGVENYFYNNR, encoded by the coding sequence ATGCTTAGAATTTTAGTTTTTTGTATCGCGCTTTTTAGTATTTGTTTTGGGGCGTATGAAAATGAGCTTGCTAACTTTGATAAGAATTTCATTATGTCAAAAAATGATGCTCAAGTTAAATTTCATCACCAGCTAAAAAGTCTTTATATACAAAGTGTAATTAATGAAGATGAAAAAACTAAAATCGAAATTTTAAAAAGATTGATTATAAGTTCCAATGCTTTAAATTTAGATGATAAATCTTATGCGAATGAACTAGAAGAAAGCGGAGTTGGTAAAGCTAGTATCAATGCTTTAAGAAAGGCAGTTATTCAGGATAAACAAAAACTTCAGTCTAGTTCTAAAAATGTCGAGCTTTCTAGTTTTGATCCCCCTAAAAGCACTCCAAAACCCCAACAAGCTAAACAAGAAATTGTAAAAACGCAAAACAATAAACCCCAGCAGACAAAAAAAGTAGATAAGGTTTATGTTTTAAAATCAAGTAAGACAAGTCAAGGAGTGGTGCTTGATTTAAATACTAATTTAGAGCAAGAAGATATAAAAAGTTTTGCATTGGATGAAAAGGGAAATTATCGTTATATCAGTGATTTTGAAGGTGTTTTAGAAGGTGGAAGAAAAGAATATAAATTTGATGATTACCGCATAGTGATTTCGCAATACAATCCAAAAACTATTCGTATTGTTGCTTATGCTAAGGAAAAAATTCCTATAGAGTTTGATTTTGAAGATGAAAAAATAAATATTTCTAAAAAATCACAACCTGTTCAAAAAAATATTCCTGCTAAACAAGAAACAAAGACAGCAGTAAAACAAGAAAGTGATAAAGTAGTTGCAAAACAAGAGCCTAAGCAAGTTAAAACTCAAGAAGCTAAAACAAATACTAAAAAAGAGCAAGCAGATGATGAACCTTTATATGTTTTAGATGTAGATAAAAGTTCTAATTCTGTTGTTTTAAATTTAAGTGATGAGCTTGATGAAAAAGATATTACAAGTTTTAGCACAAAAGATCAAAAATTCTTTAGACAAGTAGTGAGCTTTCAAGGAATTTTAGAAGGTAGTCGCAAGAATTTTACTTTTGGGCAAAATGCTGTTACAGTTACTCAGTATAATCCAAAAACAGTTCGCATTGTACTTAGTTCACCTAAGGAATTTAAACTTTTTAAAGAATTAGATGGCAAAAATTTGACTTTAGGCTTTGGTGGTAGTGTAAGTAAAAACACTTCTGTTTCAAGTAAAAGCACTTCAAAAACTAGCAATAAAAATGTTTTAAATTCTAATTTCAAATCCGATAAGCTCATAGTGCTTGATGCGGGACATGGAGGTAAGGATAGCGGTGCTTTAAGTGATAAAAAGGGCACTTTAAAAGAAAAAGATATAGTTCTAAGTACGACTTTAAAGCTTGGAAATGAGCTTAAAAAACGCGGTTATAAAGTACTTTATACAAGAAGTTCAGATAAATTTATCAATCTTAGAGATAGAACAAAGTATGCTAATGATAAAAGGGCGGATTTGTTTTTATCTATCCATGCGAATGCAGCGCCTAGTGCATCAAGGGCAAAAAGCAGTGAAGGTGTGGAGACTTTTTTCCTAAGTCCTGCTAGAAGTGAAAGAAGTAAAAAGGCTGCCGAAAAAGAAAATCAAGGTGATTTTGAAGAGATTAATTATTTTTCAAAACAAAGCATTTTAAATTTCTTAAACAGAGAAAAGATTGTGGCTTCAAACAAACTTGCTATCGATGTGCAAAAAAATATCTTAACCCAAACTCGCAAGAAATATAAAATTGTTGATGGTGGAGTAAGAGAAGCTCCTTTTTGGGTTCTTGTTGGGGCTCAAATGCCTGCTATTTTGATAGAAATCGGATACATTACTCATCCAAGTGAAGGAAAAAGAATCGCAAATAAAAGTTTTCAAGACACTTTGGTTAAGGGTATAGCTGATGGTGTGGAGAATTATTTTTATAACAATAGATGA
- a CDS encoding nitronate monooxygenase family protein: MSLKSLQIGKHTIKYPIFQGGMGLGISWDKLASAVSLNGGLGIISSVGTGYYENRTHISKELNAKPYGSENFYSREGLQTLINNARKVCGDAPLGCNILCASNDYARIARDACEVGFNVIVSGAGLPTNLPEFTADFPDVALVPIISSPKALKIICKRWQSRYNRLPDAVVLEGPKSGGHQGFTYEQCLDPNYQLENLIAPVVEEAKNWGSFPVIAAGGIWDKKDIENAISLGASGVQMGTRFIGTFECDASDEFKNVLLACKNEDIELIKSPVGYPARGVRTNLLDLVDKRMGPKINCISNCVAPCGRGKEATKVGYCIADRLFDAWSGKKETGLFFTGANGYRLEKLISVKELMDKLVNGE; encoded by the coding sequence ATGAGTTTAAAATCCCTTCAAATAGGAAAACACACTATAAAATATCCCATTTTTCAAGGCGGAATGGGGCTTGGTATAAGCTGGGATAAATTAGCTTCGGCAGTGTCATTAAATGGCGGTCTTGGTATTATCTCATCTGTTGGAACAGGATATTATGAAAATCGCACCCATATTAGCAAAGAACTGAATGCTAAGCCTTATGGTAGTGAAAATTTTTATTCACGAGAAGGCTTGCAAACTTTGATAAATAATGCAAGAAAAGTATGCGGTGATGCGCCTTTGGGTTGTAATATTTTATGTGCAAGTAATGATTATGCAAGAATTGCTCGTGATGCTTGTGAAGTGGGTTTTAATGTTATAGTTTCAGGCGCTGGACTTCCTACTAATTTACCTGAATTTACAGCAGATTTTCCTGATGTTGCTTTAGTTCCTATAATCTCTTCACCTAAGGCTTTAAAAATCATCTGTAAAAGATGGCAAAGCAGATATAACCGTCTGCCTGATGCTGTTGTGCTTGAAGGACCTAAGAGCGGTGGACATCAAGGTTTTACCTATGAGCAGTGTTTAGATCCTAATTATCAACTTGAGAATTTAATCGCACCTGTGGTTGAAGAGGCTAAAAATTGGGGTTCTTTTCCAGTGATTGCAGCGGGTGGAATTTGGGATAAAAAAGATATAGAAAATGCCATTTCTTTAGGTGCTAGTGGGGTTCAAATGGGAACTCGTTTTATAGGCACTTTTGAATGTGATGCAAGTGATGAGTTTAAAAATGTATTGCTTGCATGTAAAAATGAAGATATAGAACTTATCAAGTCTCCAGTAGGATATCCCGCAAGAGGAGTAAGGACTAATTTGCTTGATTTAGTCGATAAAAGAATGGGACCAAAGATCAATTGTATCAGTAATTGTGTAGCGCCATGTGGCCGAGGTAAAGAGGCAACAAAGGTGGGTTATTGTATAGCAGATAGACTTTTTGACGCATGGTCGGGAAAAAAAGAAACAGGATTATTTTTTACAGGAGCTAATGGCTATCGTTTAGAAAAATTAATCAGTGTTAAAGAGCTTATGGATAAACTTGTTAATGGTGAATAA
- the tyrS gene encoding tyrosine--tRNA ligase — translation MDIKNILAEIKRGCAEIIDEERVENLIKNYYEKGENFFVKAGFDPTAPDLHLGHSVVLTKMAYLQKHGAIVQFLIGDFTGQIGDPSGKSVTRKKLDKEQVLKNAKTYEEQVFKILDPQKTQLKFNSQWLNELGAAGIVELTSTFSVARMLERDDFTKRFKEQSPISICEFLYPLLQGYDSVALKCDIEMGGTDQKFNLLMGRTLQRIYNTGKEQAVMMMPLLEGLDGVNKMSKSLGNYIGVTEKANDMYAKILSISDELMWRYYELLSTKSLEEIENMKKEISSGNLHPKLAKENLALEITARFHNEESAKAAKAEFDSVHSGNALPSDIKEFEIQGEIWLAKALVECGLENSTSAARRSINANAVSVNSQKVSDEQMQLSAGEYILQVGKRKFAKLKVNI, via the coding sequence ATGGATATAAAAAATATACTTGCAGAAATCAAACGAGGGTGTGCAGAAATCATCGATGAAGAAAGAGTTGAAAATTTGATTAAAAATTATTACGAAAAGGGTGAAAATTTTTTCGTAAAAGCGGGATTTGATCCTACTGCACCTGATTTACATTTAGGCCATAGCGTGGTTTTAACCAAAATGGCATATTTGCAAAAACACGGAGCTATAGTTCAATTTTTAATCGGTGATTTTACAGGGCAAATTGGCGATCCTAGTGGAAAAAGCGTTACACGCAAAAAGCTTGATAAAGAACAAGTATTAAAAAATGCCAAAACTTATGAAGAGCAGGTATTTAAGATTTTAGATCCTCAAAAGACGCAATTAAAATTTAATTCTCAATGGCTCAATGAACTAGGAGCTGCTGGAATAGTAGAGCTTACTTCAACCTTTAGTGTGGCAAGAATGCTAGAGCGCGATGATTTTACAAAGCGTTTTAAAGAACAAAGTCCTATTTCTATATGTGAATTTTTATATCCTTTACTCCAAGGATACGATAGTGTAGCTTTAAAATGTGATATAGAAATGGGTGGAACAGATCAAAAATTTAACCTCTTAATGGGAAGAACCCTGCAAAGAATTTATAATACCGGAAAAGAACAAGCTGTGATGATGATGCCTCTTTTAGAGGGTTTAGATGGTGTAAATAAAATGAGTAAAAGCTTGGGAAATTATATCGGCGTTACAGAAAAAGCTAATGATATGTATGCTAAAATTCTAAGTATTAGTGATGAGTTAATGTGGCGTTATTACGAGCTTTTAAGTACTAAAAGTTTAGAAGAAATTGAAAATATGAAAAAAGAAATTTCTAGTGGCAATTTGCATCCTAAGCTTGCTAAGGAAAATTTGGCACTAGAGATTACTGCGCGTTTTCACAATGAAGAAAGTGCTAAGGCTGCAAAAGCCGAATTTGATAGCGTGCATAGTGGAAATGCTTTGCCAAGCGATATAAAAGAATTTGAGATACAAGGCGAAATTTGGCTTGCTAAAGCTTTAGTAGAATGCGGTTTGGAAAATTCTACCTCTGCAGCAAGAAGAAGCATTAATGCAAATGCAGTGAGTGTAAATTCACAAAAAGTAAGCGATGAGCAAATGCAACTTAGTGCAGGGGAGTATATTTTACAAGTAGGTAAGAGAAAATTTGCAAAATTAAAGGTGAATATATGA